tgttttttttttttttaagtgaacttttaaatattatttcttttagactggtttaattatgtcattacaattttaatcaagttaattaaattctattatattatctactttaattaaaaatttaagtaaaGTTATTTCAAGTCTtgaaattattagatgaattcATCATGGAGATTTTCTGATTAGATTTAAcaactacaattttttttatatttaggatTTTGATAAGCATCCTTCaaactttttctttgataaatatTGAAGTGACTAATGAGATTTGTTTGCTTCTTAATTTGAATATGAGAAATCTAAGGATATCTCCTGCAATATGATAAGTAGggtcgagaaaaaaaaaattgtaaaagtaattaaactgataaaataaaaaaaataactgaaaaaatcaagttatgaaaaaaattgattaaaattttaaaaaaattgaccggttctataagtttgaaaaaataaaaaccaaattgaattaaatctgaaaaaaacaaaaaaaaaaagctaaactgaacaaaatcaagtcaaataaaaaaaccaaaccaaacttatttgaatcaatttttgttttaaaaaactaaactgaaCCAAAACCGattggtttgaaccggttttaattttttttaaatgattttttttttataaaaatcaaatcaaataaaaaatagttatccTTAAAAAAGAAGTGAATTAATGTGTGCTTGGATGTATAAATGTTAATTCACAATTCACTATTCTCTACTTTCCTATTAACTAAGATTTTGTATTTTCAGTCACATAAGTTGATTTTTGGGATAGAAATTAGGTTTCTTTTTAATGAGAATTTAAACAGGTTAGACACAATTAAAATAtcgtattaaaaaaatctcttttttcaaaaaaagaaaaccttctTTTCTCCAATTAACATTCCAAATGAAGGGGaaactttattaattattacaaGAATTCCCATCATTCTATACTTCATCTGCTTAAATTTAacgattttattaaaattgatatgattTGAGTGATTTAACggaataaaaatcatattaattttcCCCATTCACtttaccaaatattaaaatgtacaattatattaactaattttaatatcctattaattttaataaaatattaaaaatagaataatataaagaaatattaaagtttaaaaaacaagtttactTGTGAAAATTGCCTGAAATAAAGGAAGAGAACAGGCTTAGCAGCTGATCTGCACAGGTTTGAGTTTCAGCTCCCAATTTCAATCGCAGAGCTTCGTACGCCACTGCATCCAAGAAGTCATCAGCTTCAAAACAGACTCATTGAGATCGTCAAGCCAAGCTTTCACATCAGCTTCAGTAATCTGCTTCTCTTCTACATCAATGAGCACTTTGTTAATACTCAGAATTTGTTCTCTAAACCTTTCTACTAGCTGCGTTGACACTTGACAGAGACAAAATCAGCAGCAAAATGTTACAAAGTTAACCATTCATGAATCCCAAGAAATTCTAAAATTccctttgaaaaatatttgaattctaTCGCTGAAAAGCAACCAACTAACAATCTACACAATATCTTCAAATTAACCattcatgaaaagaaaagaaaaacacaatgtTTATAACACTTGCACTTCTAGAGGCTTTAGAaggaataatattatttagatgTCTGTTAAAGTTACTTGCCTTTGTATACAGATTGTCAAGCTTCTTTATATCTTCTTGCGTGGTTgttttggaggaggaggaggaggaggaggagtttCAGTAGAGAGCGACGGCAAAGGTTTCTTCCCCTCTGGGCTAAATTCTACGCTAGTTGGGCTCTTTCCTGAAGTTCAAAACTTAGTGTAGCCCAAGTTTTTGTCTTCAAGGGCATTGGAGTTTGCTGGGcttgttgattattattttttcatattttcttttgttacgGGACATAGGCCTTTTTTAAGCTTGATTTTTACTAAATACATCAGCCAACATGCATTTTCTTTCGCataattaaaaatctttaaaattattttagcatttatataaaaaaaaataaaatactttcccatgttaaaaaaaaatataatttataaactaaaatgCATTATTGAAtgtaacaaatcaaataatatgCTTGTCCCAAACATATTCTGTGGTGACTCGTggctaaatataatttattaaaaaataacctctTCATGCCTTGCCCCCAAGTGCAGGAAGGGGCAGGGAATCCATGCACTCTCATGCTGATGTCAGCAGTGACATGGCACTCACATTCTTCCTGCCTTGCCCCCGATCAGACCATGACTCCTCATCCAATTGTATCCAGCTATTCTCACCTGTAGATAACTCCGTTTGtttcatcaaaaataatttttaaaattaatatttgtgtaAAATTTATAGACTTTTAGGACCTGAAGCAGTAGGGGAGAAGAAGGAGCAGAAACATTCATAAAGGACTCTCCCTTCTCACATGGAAAATGCCGTGGGGCAAAACTCAAAAGAACGGTGAGGTCCAGATTAGGAAAGAACACAGTGCGTTCTGTAGCATTGGCCCAGACAAGGACAAAACAGAGGGGGTCGTGAAGCGTTTTTTAGATCCCGTTGAGCTATAATTGAGAAAACGAAGCTCCACAAATACTTCAATCAATGGCATCACTAAAAGGAAAGGAGTCCCCACCTGCTTCAAGACGTAAATGGAATGGTGGAGTCATTGATAGCCACCATTGCTGTCTCTCCTTGCTTCAAGACAGAAACGTGTAAAGTGCAAGTCTTTTTTAGCTAAAACAAAAGATAAGGTTAATGTGTAAAGAGCAGCAGCACCACCAcagctctttctttctttgagcACCTAATTTTTCCTTCATTTGGTTAAGTTCCAAAAACTAGAACCACACGTTACAGCATCCATGCTAGTTTTCTGTTCCTTCGAGACTTCCAGAGGGTGTTCTTGGGTtgatttttatagtgtttttttatttggaaatacaataaaataatatattacttatttatttttaacatttacatattaaaacgttaaaaaacactaaaaaatataaatttaagttaaaaaaatacggTCCAGCCGCATAAAGAAACATGCCATTAATCAATAAGCAACATAGGGTTGGGGTTGGATGAATCTTATAGTTAGCTTCTGGGGCATTCGATCTTCACTCCCATCCCCACATAATAAATATAGCCCTCCCTGGCTGTAAGCAGCATCTTCATCCTTTTCAGTGCAAGAGAGAACCCAGCTTTGCCTTCAtctcttttcttgcaaattCTTATTGGTTCTATACACATAAACTAATCCATACTTCGACCTTTTCGACTagggctgctgctgctgcttctgcttGTTTATGCATGCGCACCTTGCACGAATCTCTGAAAgtgtctgaaaaaaaaaacatgaaacatGAATGCTTGTACATAGGAAGGAACTTCTTTGTAGGGTTTTTTCTAGTGGGTTTTGGTTCAAATTCGTTCGTGTAACAGACCTGGACTTGTCTTTGAAGGTCCTTGATGTAGTCAACAGCCAAATCCAGCATGTCTgatgtgtttgtttgctgcaaatggggaaaaaaaatcattgtctAAGGCTAAAACAAAACTAGCAGatatagaaaaaggaaaaaaattctaCCTTATCCATGTTAGGTACAAGATCCTGGAGTTTCCTCATTCGTTCACTGATTCTAGTTCGTCTCACCTGCACACAATTCAAATCCATATGGGATCTAGAATTAATCTCAAAACCATGCTTAGCTCAAGGAACAAATGATGACCAAAGAGACTTTACCCTCTCAGCAATGCTTCTTGGATGAGTAGCACAGCCACGCTTAGCTCTAGTCCTGCAAGGCACGGAATCTTGAAATTGCAAGAACTTCTCGATGGCTGAAATTTCTGCTGCAGTTTTTGGCAAACTCATGTGATGAGCCAACATCGGAGGGCGATTTCCTCCGGCCTCTTCATTCTGCTAAACAACCAAACTCATAGAAAATCCAAATctccaagaaaaaagttatccTATTAACTTGAGATAGATTAAGAATTAACAAATGCTGGTACGGAAAAATGCGCTACCTGAGTTTCAGATGCATTTAGACCAGAAAGCACCGTCGTATCATCATCTGTAAGGTGTCTTTTTGAACCAGCAGATAGCATAGCAGAATCATCCCAAGATCCAATAGGGTAACCTGAGACATAATTACTGCTGCGAGTTTCACCATAACCACCATTCTCAGGGCTATTTTCTCCGATGTTTTTGTTTCCCATTTCAGCAACTGGACCCATTCTCCCTGAAGAAGGAGGTGGCCTGCTGGCTGCAGAATAGTTTGTGTCTCTATTACCTGCTCCAAGATCTCCCATACCTCCCAAGACAGCATAGCCTGCCATACGCTAACATTAATTTTGTCCCTTTTTCATAACTCTAGTCAATCAGGATTCAAAACAAGAATCTGTGTGACATCAAAGAAAGAACCAGAAAACTCAATCTCATATTGGCATATAAGACCATAAATCAAACATTTtagtgtattaaaaataataaatcctgttggttttgctttcaaaacttttatttcctcttttcaaatttttttaacccCCACTTGCTAGTTCAAATGATTGGTTATCAGCAAATACTCAaagaatttaatcaaaattaatagtACTTCCCTTAACTGAAACTGTCAATTCACAACACAGAAAATCTGcagtttctattatttttttctgctttCCTTTCATTCTATTCTTTGGCTATATTTAAACAAAAGCcttaaaataattcatcaaatcaatcacTGGcttctcatttttctcattctttccaagaaatcaaacaaaagggtataaaaaaacaacataccATTTTCAAATTCACTATTTATGTTGGAGAAAAGCCCTGCAGGTGAGCTACTATGTCGAACTAGATTCGAGTTATTGCTACTACTAGTCTTCATGGAAGGCAACCTCTCCATTCCCATTGAATTCATTGATCTATAATTCATTCCAGAACCTGACTTCTGATCTGCTAATGGaggttttgattgattttgataaaaacccTGTGAGGCAGAGTAATtgctctgctgctgctgctgctgctgctgcagtcTTGTGTCACTGCCAAGATTATTCATTGCAGCCACCATCTGGGGTTGCTGATTAGTTTGTGAAACTGCTTCTGGAGAATCTTGCTTGATCTCACAAAGATTTTGACTTGATATATTCTCTGTATTACCACTAGAACTGGCTATAAATCTCGCGAGAATTCGTTCTGTTTCCGGACTTGCCGGCCTATTGAGAAACTCTTCACAGAAGTCTCTGtccaaaatatttgataaatatgaACTCGGTGCGGATTGATACCTTGTTAACCCAGGGTTCATTTGTTTCTGATGGATTTGTTGGTGTTCATTATGaccatgaagaaaatgatgttggTGCTCCATTTAGTCCCCCGTTTCTTGACTAAGATCTCCAAGAAGAAAAGCAGCCCACTTGCTTGTTAAgagtccttttctttccttacaAATCAGATCAAAGACAAAGATTAAGCAATCAAGAAGGTGAACAAAGGTAACAAGAGACAGAACAAGGCAAACCCATTTGATTTTTCCTGAAACAGGGGGAAACAGAGCAAGAACAGAGACCTTGATAAGATAGATAAATCCTGCTTGAATTTTATCATAGGACGGTAACTATCAAATCTGAAAACAACCCATTTTTCTAAGTGTGAAACTAAGCAAACTTCACTCAAGAAGATAGCATTAACAACAAAACGAAGCCACTAAAAAAAAGTAGAACTAATCTTTCTAGAACAAAAAAGGACAAGAACAGGACAAGCACAAAACCCTCACTCTCTCTAAGATGCTTCAAAGGGATGGAGGAGGTGGTGTTGATGCAGTGAGTAAAGATAGAGAGACtggattgttttttgttttttttttttttttttttctctagtaaagaaaaaaaaatagaaaactattTTCTTTCCTCTTCTGTGGGTATAGCCAATGGGAGTCAACAACGGAGGAGATTAGACTATCAAATTCGcaatatctaataaaatttcACGGACCTTAATGCCCTTcaggtttgtttgtttattacaaataaaaaaccatgacttttgagagaaaatatTTGCATGGTTCGCgacaatattattaaacttgattagtTGGTGGATTATCTCGATAACCTATCTTAggatatgttttaaattaaattggttaagAGATGATTAAcgatttagttaattttattttactttaaaaagattttaaagaaatatcattttaataatttcttaaaaaattatgattcaaGTCTCAAATTGGTTTATAAATTAGATAGAATTTAATAGCTTCAGTTTTGCTACACAAGATAActgaatatcattttttatgataCTTAATAGTTCcagtggttaaaaaaaatatttctagcaaatataaacttttatttgagtttaattTCATATCTTGATGAATAACACAATAAAAGGATAGTTTTGTTAACCTTGATGTAttttgctaataaaaaaataaaaaaatgatagttttATTATATTAGGTAATTAGGAAAGTTTATCCAGAAAAACTAAGGAATAATTTTTGTAggcataaatgtttttattctataatttggaaggttaaaataaaatatttgtttttataaatataataatttgatcCAACATGCTTAAAAAAACTCGATTGTGAAAAAAATCTaatccaccaaaaaaaaactaaaatcaaagataatttgataaaaaaacttattgatttttttattttttaattggaaaatgttattttatttttgttctatgAGAATCAAGATCTAATATCATGTATagttgattatttttgttgtgagATGAGAGAACTATTAGACTAactatgtgtttgtttttgtaatttcaactcgtattttaaaaatgttttttaattgaaaaatgctaaatttatgttttttatatgttaaagtaaaaaaaaaaattttaaaaatagtttaatacattattaattgaaaaatatcataaagaaaAAGTACTGTGCCTATTGGATCCCTGACATTAAAAGAATAGGTCTAGGGACATTTAACCTTTTGTGCCCTGAAGATGCTTTCCTTTCTTCAACAGGAACACACCATAATTGTCTCTATGCACATTTGgttagtaataaaaaagagaaggacaTCTCTTAGAGAGAATCCAAGTTAGATATCCTTTTGGAAAATTGAATAATGTTGATTTTAGTGAAACatcctttttcaaaaaaaattgtttatgagttttttttataattaatatggaTATTTAGGTCAGCTTACGTACACCTTAACTAATTTCATGGgtcctaaaattaacgatcatgtaagatTTCAATAACCTTAGGGTTTGTGAGATTTGAATCAGTGATTTTTAAAGAGTAAACTTATAACTTGATtagttgaattatattttttaaggttcCATGAGTTTTTTCCTTCATTGATTCATAGCCATGATGTTctggaaaatgataaaaaaaaaaaaaaaacaatttcaaagaaagattttcaattaactaactaattttatttaaaaatttaactcattttttttaaaaatctcattATTCATATGAGTGTTTGacatttatgaatttttaaaattttataagatatcatttaattagtgttttgaaatagaaaaaatagagataataaatataaaaatgatatatttacaTGTACTTCCTGATTTGaaagtatataaatttattttaaaataaatttggaactaaatttattttatatctttatctttatcttttcaattaaacaagtttttttatatataattatcatttcTATCATGTAACATTTTTCAAACATAATTAATAGTTAAGTGAttcaaagaatatatttttgggtaaatttaatgttttttttttaaagaaaattgagaCAGATTTAAGGAAGTATTTCTATAAAGaaattgtttataaatatttttttcttgcaataattaaaattttgtcaGTCTAAAAGTTAATGATCAACA
This genomic interval from Populus alba chromosome 1, ASM523922v2, whole genome shotgun sequence contains the following:
- the LOC118061469 gene encoding transcription factor bHLH122 isoform X2, with the protein product MEHQHHFLHGHNEHQQIHQKQMNPGLTRYQSAPSSYLSNILDRDFCEEFLNRPASPETERILARFIASSSGNTENISSQNLCEIKQDSPEAVSQTNQQPQMVAAMNNLGSDTRLQQQQQQQQSNYSASQGFYQNQSKPPLADQKSGSGMNYRSMNSMGMERLPSMKTSSSNNSNLVRHSSSPAGLFSNINSEFENGYAVLGGMGDLGAGNRDTNYSAASRPPPSSGRMGPVAEMGNKNIGENSPENGGYGETRSSNYVSGYPIGSWDDSAMLSAGSKRHLTDDDTTVLSGLNASETQNEEAGGNRPPMLAHHMSLPKTAAEISAIEKFLQFQDSVPCRTRAKRGCATHPRSIAERVRRTRISERMRKLQDLVPNMDKQTNTSDMLDLAVDYIKDLQRQVQTLSEIRARCACINKQKQQQQP
- the LOC118061469 gene encoding transcription factor bHLH130 isoform X1, producing the protein MEHQHHFLHGHNEHQQIHQKQMNPGLTRYQSAPSSYLSNILDRDFCEEFLNRPASPETERILARFIASSSGNTENISSQNLCEIKQDSPEAVSQTNQQPQMVAAMNNLGSDTRLQQQQQQQQSNYSASQGFYQNQSKPPLADQKSGSGMNYRSMNSMGMERLPSMKTSSSNNSNLVRHSSSPAGLFSNINSEFENGYAVLGGMGDLGAGNRDTNYSAASRPPPSSGRMGPVAEMGNKNIGENSPENGGYGETRSSNYVSGYPIGSWDDSAMLSAGSKRHLTDDDTTVLSGLNASETQQNEEAGGNRPPMLAHHMSLPKTAAEISAIEKFLQFQDSVPCRTRAKRGCATHPRSIAERVRRTRISERMRKLQDLVPNMDKQTNTSDMLDLAVDYIKDLQRQVQTLSEIRARCACINKQKQQQQP